From a single Fusobacterium pseudoperiodonticum genomic region:
- a CDS encoding TetR/AcrR family transcriptional regulator: MAQVLKEEVRNRILEAAEKVFYKKDYRGAKLTEIAKEADIPVALIYTYFKNKEVLFDAVVSSVYINFESAFNEEESLEKGSASERFDEVGENYINELLKERRKLIILMDKSSGTKHTEAKQKLISQMQVHIEVSLKRQSKQKYDPMLAHILASNFTEELLEIARHYQSEKWAKDMLKLIARCYYKGVESL; encoded by the coding sequence ATGGCACAAGTATTAAAAGAAGAAGTTAGAAATAGAATATTAGAAGCAGCAGAAAAAGTATTTTATAAAAAGGATTATAGAGGTGCTAAATTAACAGAAATTGCAAAAGAAGCAGATATTCCTGTGGCACTAATTTATACCTATTTCAAGAATAAGGAAGTTTTGTTTGATGCAGTAGTAAGTTCTGTTTATATAAACTTCGAGTCAGCTTTTAATGAGGAGGAATCTTTGGAAAAAGGTTCTGCTTCTGAAAGGTTTGATGAGGTTGGAGAAAATTATATTAATGAACTTTTAAAAGAGCGTAGGAAGTTAATTATTTTAATGGATAAAAGTTCAGGTACTAAGCATACAGAAGCAAAACAAAAACTCATATCGCAAATGCAGGTTCATATTGAAGTAAGTTTAAAAAGACAATCGAAACAGAAATATGATCCAATGCTTGCCCATATTTTAGCCAGTAACTTTACAGAGGAGCTTCTTGAAATAGCAAGGCACTATCAAAGTGAAAAGTGGGCAAAAGATATGCTAAAACTTATTGCAAGATGTTATTACAAGGGAGTTGAATCCCTATAA
- a CDS encoding HTH domain-containing protein translates to MKNNYINLKKEKKIDIVLTRISNMVNFLKSEKKQIIFGKLLFDKIYIDIEEEIHSISKNCIIKILDKNIEILMLYEDFINSNIALNLKKKFRNNFFSGWGKGNNINEARHNAEKSYIKNKETNTEVIYLVSNNSETILSEINAKKKKNIEIIEKLKKLNITKQNSEKLIELFKNQEKVSCANLANYLNISERTANRLLLKLEENNLAISNLIKINRGRPKKIYTFSF, encoded by the coding sequence TTGAAAAATAATTATATTAATTTAAAAAAAGAAAAGAAAATAGATATAGTTTTAACCAGAATAAGTAACATGGTTAACTTTTTAAAATCTGAAAAAAAACAAATCATTTTTGGAAAACTTTTATTTGATAAAATTTATATTGATATTGAAGAAGAAATTCACTCAATTTCTAAAAATTGCATAATAAAAATTTTAGATAAAAATATAGAAATTTTAATGCTCTATGAAGATTTTATAAATTCAAATATAGCTTTAAATTTAAAAAAGAAATTTAGAAATAATTTTTTTTCTGGATGGGGGAAAGGTAATAATATAAATGAAGCAAGGCATAATGCAGAAAAGTCATATATAAAAAATAAAGAAACTAATACTGAAGTTATATATTTAGTTTCTAATAATTCTGAAACTATCTTATCTGAAATAAATGCTAAAAAAAAGAAGAATATTGAAATAATTGAAAAATTAAAAAAATTAAATATAACAAAACAAAATTCAGAAAAACTTATAGAACTTTTTAAAAATCAAGAAAAAGTAAGTTGTGCTAATTTAGCCAATTATTTAAACATATCAGAAAGAACTGCTAACAGATTGTTACTAAAACTTGAAGAAAATAACTTGGCTATTTCAAATTTAATAAAAATAAACAGAGGAAGACCTAAAAAAATATATACATTTTCATTTTAA
- the kdsB gene encoding 3-deoxy-manno-octulosonate cytidylyltransferase: MKFLGIIPARYSSTRLEGKPLKLIEGHTMIEWVYKRAKKSNLDSLIVATDDERIYNEVLNFGGQAIMTSTEHTNGTSRIAEVCEKIKDYDVIINIQGDEPLIEYEMINSLIETFKENKDLKMATLKHKLTEKEEIENPNNVKVICDKNDYAIYFSRSVIPYPRKADNISYFKHIGIYGYKRDFVIDYSKMSATALEVAESLEQLRVLENGYKIKVLETTHSLIGVDTQENLEQVINFVKKNNIRI, translated from the coding sequence ATGAAATTTTTAGGAATAATACCAGCAAGATATTCTTCAACTAGACTTGAAGGAAAACCTTTAAAATTAATAGAAGGTCACACTATGATAGAGTGGGTATATAAGAGAGCAAAAAAATCAAATCTTGATTCATTAATTGTAGCAACAGATGATGAAAGAATATACAATGAAGTCTTAAATTTTGGTGGACAAGCAATAATGACAAGTACAGAACACACTAACGGAACATCAAGAATAGCAGAAGTTTGTGAAAAAATAAAAGACTATGATGTTATCATAAATATTCAAGGTGACGAGCCATTAATAGAATATGAAATGATAAATAGTTTAATAGAAACATTTAAAGAAAATAAAGATTTAAAAATGGCTACATTAAAACACAAATTAACTGAAAAAGAAGAAATAGAAAATCCAAATAATGTAAAAGTAATTTGTGATAAAAATGATTATGCAATATATTTTTCAAGATCTGTAATTCCTTATCCAAGAAAGGCAGATAATATATCATATTTTAAACATATAGGAATCTATGGATATAAAAGAGACTTTGTTATAGATTATTCAAAGATGTCAGCAACAGCTTTAGAAGTAGCTGAATCTTTAGAACAACTTAGAGTTTTAGAAAATGGCTATAAAATAAAAGTTTTAGAAACAACTCATAGTTTAATTGGGGTAGATACTCAAGAAAACTTAGAGCAAGTAATTAATTTTGTTAAGAAAAATAATATAAGAATATAA
- a CDS encoding SpoIID/LytB domain-containing protein yields MNKKISLMIVSAFLLLACSNNSGKKVKPVKPNGDYKVGTVVEENTNNTNIERGNREKITLENTVFKKLGLPLPYNTFGAAIPYLVPVNDNHKESFSVFGEYDENKALKYFKNLSSRGHGDNSPYWRWKTSIKKSDLYNKVESRIVSIYKTNPRNVLTLVNGEWQQAPIRSVGNVQDIIVAARGESGIITHMLIITSNGKYLVAKEFNVRKLLATNNALYGSKGEEGAYASKPIMPNVSSLPSAYLALEEDGGYIHIYGGGYGHGVGMSQFAAGTLAKSGESYKNILKRYYTNVKISTVESVLGNNKEIKVGITTNGSLEHGRLNIFSSENKVQIYNEDFDVTVGANERIDVRNSSGSVTVTLENGKEYKTRNPLNFYAKGEYLTISPVKKAHTSSPKYRGILTIIPRGSSLRVINTIDIEKYLLQVVASEMPRSFGVEALKVQAVAARTYAVSDILKGKYAKDGFHIKDTVESQVYNNQVENEDATRAIKETAGEIMTYDGMPIDAKYFSTSSGFTSHASNVW; encoded by the coding sequence ATGAATAAAAAAATATCTTTAATGATTGTATCAGCATTTTTACTATTAGCCTGTTCAAATAACTCAGGGAAAAAGGTTAAACCAGTAAAACCTAATGGAGACTACAAAGTAGGTACTGTAGTTGAAGAAAACACTAATAATACTAATATTGAAAGAGGAAACAGAGAAAAAATAACTCTAGAAAATACTGTATTTAAAAAATTAGGATTACCTTTACCATATAATACTTTTGGAGCAGCTATACCTTATTTAGTTCCTGTTAATGATAACCATAAAGAAAGTTTCTCAGTTTTTGGAGAATATGATGAAAATAAAGCTCTAAAATACTTTAAAAATTTATCTTCAAGAGGACATGGAGATAATTCACCTTATTGGAGATGGAAAACAAGTATAAAAAAATCAGATCTATATAATAAGGTAGAAAGTAGAATAGTTTCTATCTATAAAACAAATCCTAGAAATGTTTTAACTCTTGTAAATGGTGAATGGCAACAAGCACCTATAAGAAGTGTTGGAAATGTTCAAGACATAATAGTTGCAGCAAGAGGAGAATCAGGAATAATAACTCATATGCTTATTATAACTAGCAATGGTAAGTATTTAGTGGCAAAAGAATTTAATGTAAGAAAACTTTTAGCAACTAACAATGCACTTTATGGTTCAAAAGGAGAAGAAGGTGCTTATGCGTCTAAACCAATTATGCCTAATGTAAGTTCACTACCATCAGCATATCTAGCTTTAGAAGAAGACGGAGGATATATCCACATATATGGTGGAGGATATGGACATGGAGTTGGAATGTCTCAATTTGCAGCTGGAACTTTAGCTAAGAGTGGAGAAAGCTATAAGAATATTTTAAAAAGATACTATACTAATGTAAAAATTTCAACTGTTGAATCAGTATTAGGAAATAATAAAGAAATTAAAGTTGGTATCACAACTAATGGAAGTTTAGAACATGGAAGACTAAATATTTTCTCATCAGAAAATAAAGTTCAAATATACAATGAAGACTTTGATGTAACTGTTGGAGCAAATGAAAGAATAGATGTAAGAAATTCTTCAGGATCAGTGACTGTAACTCTTGAAAATGGAAAAGAGTATAAGACTAGAAATCCTTTAAATTTCTATGCTAAGGGAGAATATTTAACAATTAGTCCTGTTAAAAAAGCTCATACATCTTCTCCAAAATATAGAGGAATCCTAACTATAATCCCAAGAGGTTCTAGTCTAAGAGTAATAAATACTATAGATATTGAAAAATATCTATTACAAGTTGTTGCAAGTGAAATGCCAAGAAGCTTTGGTGTTGAAGCACTGAAAGTACAAGCTGTTGCAGCAAGAACTTATGCAGTTAGTGATATATTAAAAGGTAAGTATGCTAAAGATGGTTTCCATATAAAAGATACTGTTGAAAGCCAAGTATATAATAACCAAGTAGAAAACGAAGATGCGACTCGTGCTATAAAAGAAACTGCTGGGGAAATTATGACTTATGATGGTATGCCTATAGATGCCAAATACTTCTCAACATCTTCTGGATTTACAAGCCATGCTTCTAATGTGTGGTAA
- a CDS encoding DNA cytosine methyltransferase: protein MNTENLTLWNNNEKNLKVDKKKVNSEVELKAIELFAGAGGLALGVEKAGFKTIGLIEIDKNACNTLKLNRPNWNVINENIANISSKNLEDFFSIKKGELDLLSGGAPCQAFSYAGKRLGLEDTRGTLFYHYALFLKQLQPKMFLFENVKGLLSHDKGKTHETIINVFKEEGYTIYEKVLNAWDYGVAQKRERLIIVGIRNDLINKLNFLFPTPHKYKPVLRDILLDCPESKGIAYSEYKKKIFEMVPPGGYWKDIPKEIAKEYMKSCWDMEGGRTGILRRLSLDEPSLTVLTSPSQKQTDRCHPIEARPFTIRENARCQSFPDEWEFSGSVTDQYRQVGNAVPVNLAYEVALEIRKALEML, encoded by the coding sequence ATGAATACTGAAAACCTTACTCTTTGGAATAATAATGAGAAAAATTTAAAAGTTGATAAAAAGAAAGTAAATTCAGAAGTAGAATTAAAAGCAATTGAATTATTTGCTGGGGCAGGAGGTTTAGCTCTCGGAGTTGAAAAAGCAGGTTTCAAAACTATAGGACTTATTGAAATAGATAAAAATGCTTGCAACACATTGAAATTAAACAGACCCAATTGGAATGTAATAAATGAGAATATAGCTAATATTTCCTCAAAAAATTTAGAAGATTTTTTCTCAATAAAAAAAGGAGAGTTAGATCTTTTAAGTGGAGGAGCACCATGTCAAGCTTTTTCATATGCTGGGAAAAGATTAGGTTTAGAAGATACAAGGGGAACATTATTTTATCATTATGCTTTGTTCTTAAAACAATTACAACCTAAGATGTTTCTTTTTGAAAATGTAAAAGGTTTACTTTCACATGATAAGGGAAAAACTCATGAAACAATTATAAATGTTTTCAAAGAAGAAGGTTATACAATATATGAAAAAGTTTTAAATGCTTGGGATTATGGAGTCGCTCAGAAAAGAGAGAGATTAATAATTGTAGGGATAAGAAATGACTTGATTAATAAACTTAATTTTTTATTTCCTACTCCACATAAATATAAGCCTGTTTTAAGAGATATTTTGCTAGATTGTCCTGAAAGTAAAGGAATAGCTTATTCTGAATATAAGAAAAAAATATTTGAAATGGTTCCACCTGGTGGATACTGGAAAGATATACCAAAAGAAATAGCAAAAGAATATATGAAATCTTGTTGGGATATGGAAGGTGGAAGAACAGGAATATTAAGAAGATTAAGTTTAGATGAGCCTTCTTTGACTGTTTTAACATCTCCTAGTCAAAAACAAACAGATAGATGTCACCCTATTGAAGCTAGACCGTTTACTATAAGAGAAAATGCTAGATGTCAAAGTTTTCCAGATGAATGGGAATTTTCAGGTAGTGTTACAGATCAGTATAGACAAGTTGGAAATGCTGTTCCAGTTAATTTGGCATATGAAGTTGCATTAGAAATTAGAAAAGCATTGGAGATGTTATAA
- a CDS encoding Eco47II family restriction endonuclease, whose protein sequence is MWKLKFISKENFYKHIQDTIEKYGEKLESYDLKKFNKNIIDPIKLIFDKTVYSSSWNEIINSEIFRQRDKSNNNDIGYFHQRIFQYIDNCKVPENGEDGGWDVIYENKDGITLPEGTTVHKIYVEMKNKHNTMNSSSASKTFIKMQNQLLNDDDCACFLVEAIAQHSQNIKWETTVDKQKVSHKLIRRVSMDQFWSLVTGEEDAFYKICMLLPEVIKEVIQDTKAFSFPDDNVCEEIEEKSKLYPKLSNDEAIAMAFYMLAFSEYLGFKK, encoded by the coding sequence ATGTGGAAATTAAAATTTATAAGTAAAGAAAATTTTTACAAACATATTCAAGATACTATCGAAAAATATGGGGAAAAATTAGAATCTTATGATTTAAAAAAATTTAATAAAAATATTATAGATCCAATAAAGTTAATATTTGATAAAACTGTTTACTCATCTTCATGGAATGAAATTATAAATAGTGAAATCTTTAGACAAAGAGATAAATCGAATAATAATGATATAGGCTATTTTCATCAAAGAATATTTCAATATATAGATAATTGTAAAGTTCCTGAAAATGGTGAAGATGGTGGCTGGGATGTAATTTATGAAAATAAAGATGGTATAACACTTCCTGAAGGGACTACAGTTCATAAAATTTATGTTGAAATGAAAAATAAACATAATACTATGAATTCATCTTCAGCTTCCAAAACATTTATTAAAATGCAAAATCAGTTATTAAATGATGATGATTGTGCTTGTTTTTTAGTTGAAGCTATTGCCCAACATTCGCAAAATATAAAATGGGAAACAACTGTGGACAAACAAAAAGTTAGTCACAAATTAATAAGAAGAGTTAGTATGGATCAGTTTTGGTCTTTGGTAACTGGAGAAGAAGATGCATTCTATAAAATTTGTATGTTGTTACCAGAAGTTATAAAAGAAGTTATACAAGATACTAAAGCATTTTCATTTCCTGACGATAATGTTTGTGAAGAAATAGAAGAAAAATCTAAGTTATATCCTAAATTATCCAATGATGAAGCAATAGCAATGGCATTCTATATGTTGGCTTTTTCTGAATATCTAGGCTTTAAGAAATAA
- a CDS encoding DNA alkylation repair protein, which translates to MEIESLKFKTEKEYKEFLDYLFSIRDIEYRDFNTKIVVPVDCEIIGIRTPILRDIAKKIAKTSSENFLNLFEKLFIKKKVKYYEEKVLYGFLIGYSKMEYQDRLKRIDFFIDIIDNWAVCDIVDSSFNFINKNKEDFYKYLNSKLSATNPWEQRFIFVMLLAYYVENKYLKDIFKICEKIKSEEYYVNMAKAWLLSVCYVKYREETYKFLEKTKLDAWTVNKAIQKIRESSRVTKEEKEKVLILKRK; encoded by the coding sequence ATGGAAATTGAAAGTTTAAAATTTAAAACTGAAAAAGAATATAAAGAATTTTTAGACTATCTTTTTTCAATAAGAGATATCGAATATAGAGATTTCAATACTAAAATAGTTGTGCCTGTAGATTGTGAGATAATAGGAATAAGAACTCCAATTTTAAGAGATATAGCTAAAAAAATTGCTAAAACTTCTTCTGAAAACTTTTTAAATCTTTTTGAAAAATTATTTATTAAAAAGAAAGTTAAGTATTATGAAGAAAAAGTTTTATATGGCTTTTTAATTGGCTATTCAAAGATGGAGTATCAAGATAGATTAAAAAGAATAGATTTCTTTATAGATATTATAGATAACTGGGCAGTTTGTGATATAGTCGATTCAAGCTTTAACTTTATCAATAAAAATAAAGAAGATTTCTATAAATATCTAAATTCTAAATTATCTGCAACAAATCCATGGGAACAAAGATTTATTTTTGTAATGCTCTTAGCTTATTATGTAGAAAATAAATATTTAAAAGATATTTTTAAAATTTGTGAAAAAATAAAATCTGAAGAATATTATGTTAACATGGCTAAAGCTTGGTTACTATCAGTTTGCTATGTAAAATATAGAGAAGAAACTTATAAATTCCTAGAAAAAACTAAACTAGATGCTTGGACAGTAAATAAGGCTATTCAAAAAATTAGGGAATCTTCAAGAGTTACAAAAGAAGAAAAAGAAAAGGTACTAATTTTAAAAAGAAAATAA